TGAACCAGATTCCGGGGAATACCTCCTTCCCCTCCGGGTGGCCAAGGGCGCATGGGAGAAAAACTATATTGAGCGCGCGCTGGCCAAATTCTCGGGAAACATCTCCCACACCGCCGACGCCATAGAGATAGCCAGGAAAAATTTGCAGGAAAAGATAAAGGCCTATGATATAGACACTCAGAAATTCCTTGGCCGCAAGACCGCTGGCGATTGACCTCTTTCTTCCCCGTATGATAGCTTAATTACGGCCTTAAGCCGGAAATTGGCTGGCCGGAGGGCGGTAACGCCCCTAAAAATTAAAAAAATTTTGGCTAATGGGGAATTTTTATCATGATTAAAGTAATGGTTTTCATAGATGGAACCTGGCTTTACTCCAACCTCCGCCACCTCGCCAAGGAATCCAACCAGCCAGGCTTTTATATAGATTACGGCTTGCTTCCCCAGGCTCTTATGCGCGAGCTGGAAAGACGGGAGAAGTTAAAAGAACTGGATCTGGCGCGCACTTTCCTCTTCGGCAGTTATCCGGTTAACTATGACGTTATAGACGAGGACCGGGCCAAACGCCGCAAGGATTTCTTCGCCCTGCTAAGGGAGGATTACCATTACGAGGTGGAGTCTTTCCCCATCGACTATCAACGCAGGAGGATCCTGCACGACGACCGGAGCGGTGAAGACACCTTCTCCCCCCGTGAAAAATGTGTGGATATCGCCTTGGCCTCCTCAATGCTCTACTACACGGCAATCCCCGACGGGTTTGACATCGCCATAGCCGTCATCGGAGACAAAGACTATTTCCCGCTCCTGCAAAAGGTGCGGATGCTGGGCAAGAGGGTTGCGGTGGCTTCAATCCGCCAGTCTTGCGCCAAGGTGTACGCCGACAGGCAGGACGACAACCGGCTGAAGGATTATCACATCATGTGGCTCAACGACATGATCGAGGCCATCGCGTGGAAACCGGAGGAGTGGCTGGTGGAATGCAAGTCCCCCCTCCATGAAGGGCCCCGCGAAAGGATAACCACCGTGCGCTTGCGGGAAGGCCAGCCCTTCTTTTGCGACGAGTGCCGCGCCAAGTTCGCCGAACAAAAGGCCGAGCAGATGCGTGAATATACCAGCGCCGGGCTGGAGAATACGAATGGAACCTCCGCCGGGGTGGAAGACGTGGAGCGGTTCGAGGGAAAGATGTTTGATGGGATTATAGACAACCTCAAGCCCGATAGGGGGTTTGGTTTCATCCGCCGGGAAGACGGGCAGAGCTTCTTCTTCCACGTTACCCATCTTACAAACGCCGAGTGGTCGTCTCTACAGACAGGCCTTAAGGTGCGGTTCGCCATTACCAAGCTTCCTGCGGGGGCAAAAGCCGGATCCGCCACCGAAGTGGCGGTAATGATGGAAGAGGAATAAGGTTTAATCCAGCTTCGCCAGGTATTTTGCGAACCGGCAATCCTCGCAACCTTTTTCGTTAGCCGAGCAAAAATCGGTATGGATCTGAATCAACCCCTGCTGGCGCGGCGCGGTTTTCACCAGCGCCCTTGCCTGGACGGGCGCCGGGGCCAGTCTTTGGGCCATGAACCGGGCGATGGAGTTTGGTTGGCCGGGAGGGATGGAATGGTATAGCTCCCTGACCCGCTCCTCCAACTGGCGGTTACTGTTGCGCCGGGCTTTAGCCAGAAAATATGGCGCCACCACGTTTATCAATATCGCCGCCACCCGTTCGGGACCAATCAGTTTTCTCGGCTGGGCAAGCCTCCTGCCGCCGAAGGTGTACCTGGTGGTGAAATAACCCCCTTCTTTGGACTGGAAAAGTCCCATCGCTTTTTCAAACTTCCCTTGCGCCCCGTTTTCCCCGGCGGAATCGGTAAGCCTGGCCAACAGCGCCTCCAGGTCGCTATCCAGATGGATGGATAGAAAATCCGCCACCCCCGCAAGCCTGCCCATGGGGTAGTTGGCGGGACGGGTACCAGCCAGACGCCAGTCCTGGACGGAAAACCCGGGGCTAACCGGCAGGGTTGAAGACGCACGGCTCCAGGCTTCGCTTAACTTGCCTATGTATTCTACGGTTTCCGCGTCCCAGTTTTTTTCCCTACGCAGTGAAGGCTCCGGCAACAGCCCGGCCACACCGAAAAAAGCTCCTTGAAGGGCCATGGAACGGTTCCGCCATTCCACACCATCCAGAACGCTCTTTAACCTATCCAGCGAAAGCCAGCCCGCAAGCCTTGCGAAATTGGTTTTGAACGCGCTGTAACCCAACGCCTCCAGTATCCCCCGGTACAGCTCCTCGGGGCCGGATTCATGGGCCATGGCCGTGGCGTATCTGCCGGATTTTAATTCGCACCGCCCTTCACCAGCCGCCTCCAGAACCTCTATTCCCTTTTCAGGCCCAAGCCGCTCGAACTGACCGCCACAACGCCCCGTCACCTTGGCAGGATCCACGGCCAACGATGGGGAGGTCACCTCCGCCCTTATCCTATCTATAAAAGAAGCGCATACAGGAGCAAGCTCTATCTCAATGAGCGCCGCGCCGGAGTGTTTGGAGGGCCGGGTTTTTTGACCAAGGTCGCTGTAAAGGGATACGTGTAGCCTGGTTTTATCGTAACCAGGGTCCAGATGGTGTTTGTGGGCCATCCAGTCCGACGATCGTACGTGGATCTCCACATCCCCTTTCTCAACAGGGCCGCCGTTTAGCCTGAAAAGGGCGTCCTTAAAATCCGGGCCGAAGGATCCGTTAAGCCAGCCCGGAGAAATTATCTCTATCAAGTTCCCGGCGATGTCCCGTATGGGGCTTGCGCCCCAGGGTTGTTCCATCCACAGGGCTTTAACCATGTCTTCCCTGACGCGAGGGGAATGGCGCTGGGGAACAGGCTTGTCCCCACGGTTCTCCTTTTCCCTTACGAAAAGGGATATGGAGCTTGTCATGTCCAGGTAGAGTCTGGAAAACATCGGGATATTGTATTTCCAGCAATGAGGCTGGTAAAGGTATTTATACCGGAGGAATCCGGAATATGTGAGGGCAATGAAGGGTTTTTAGCTTTTGCAAGCCTGCGGATGATTTATAATGGAGGTTGACAACTGTGTCGCTTTCAGACGGGCCTGCCGACAAGTTTGTCAGAAAAATCTTTGTTGATATTGGCAACGCCAGTAAAATCAGCCTGTTTTTGCAAGGCTTATATTGGCCCGTTTGTTGCTGTCATACAGCCAAAAGGCTTATGGCTCAATTATATAGGAGTGTTTTCGTGAGTATGGATACCAATTTCGGGTATAGCGATACGGTGATGGATCATTTCTCCAACCCCCGCAACGTGCTAAAGACGGCGGAGGAGGAGTATGAGCCCAGCGGCGTGGGTATGGTTGGAAACCCCACCTGCGGCGACATGATGAAGGTTTGGATAAAGGTGGATGAGCAGGAGCGCATTTACGACCTGAAATGGAAAACTTTCGGATGCGCCTCGGCCATTGGCTCCACCTCCATGATGTCCGTGATGGTCACCGAAAACGGCGGCATGCGAATAGACGACGCCTTAAAGCTCAAACCCGACGATATTATGGACAGGCTCGGTGGCCTTCCCTCCATAAAAATCCACTGCTCGGTGCTGGGGGACAAGGCCCTGCGCGCCGCCATATACGACTATTTCGCCAAAACCGGCCAGGAGCACAGGATTGTGGAGAAAAAGGCCGTGCTGATTTGCGAATGTCTCAACGTCACCGACCATGAGATAGAAGAGCAGGTGCTGGAGGGTGTGGCCGATTTTGACACCCTACAGGAGCGCACGAAAATATCCACCGGTTGCGGCAGGTGCAGAACCCGCGCCATTGAGACCCTGGAGCATTACCGGGCCAAGTATTTCGGTTGATCCGGCTATGGCCATTCTAAAAGTAGCCCAGCTTGGCAACCCCGTGCTAAGGCTCAAGGCAGAAGCGATACCTCAGGATGTAATCCGTTCCGCCGACGCCCAGTCGCTGATAGATGACATGATCGAGACTATGCGCGAATATAACGGCGTGGGGCTGGCGGCGCCGCAGGTTCACGAGTCTGTCCAGCTTATCGTGGTGGAGGCGGACGTGAACCCCCGCTATAAGGACGCCCACTCCATACCCCAGACGGTAATAATAAATCCGAAGATTGCAAGCTTCTCCGATGAAATGGAGGAGGGGTGGGAAGGGTGCCTTTCCCTGACAGACCTTTGGGGCAAAGTGCGCCGGGCCAAAAACGTTCGGGTGACGGGGCTGGACCGGAACGCAGAGCCTTTAACCCTGGACGCCGAGGGTTTTTTCGCCCGGGCGTTACAGCACGAGATAGACCATCTCCACGGAAAAGTGTTTATAGACAGGATGAAAGACCTGGCCACACTGTCTTTCGGCAAGGAATACGCCCGTTACGGGCATTTGCACGAGGAAGACGGCGAGGCGTTGTAACGCCTCGCGGCCGCGACACGGTCAGTCTTTTTTCCCGTATTCGGCCTTTGGCCAGAATGAAATGCCACCCCTGGGGGTGAACCGGCCCTCAACCTTCAGCCAGCGTGGTTTTAAAAGGCTCGCCAGGTCGTTGGCGATCCTGTTTACGCATTCCTCGTGGAACCCGCCGAACATCCGGTATCCGGTGAGATAAAGCTTCAGGGATTTGCTCTCCACCAGTTTCCTGTCCGGCGTGTAATCTATCACTATGGTGGCGAAATCCGGCTGGCCCGTAACGGGGCAGAGGGTAGTAAACTCCGGCGCTTCGATGTGGATTGTCCCTGTCGCCCCGTTGGGATTTTTCGAAGGGTCGGCGAAAGGATTATCGAACGCCTCCAGGACGCCCGCGTCCGGCGAGACATAATTATATTGTGTGGCCCTTCCCTGGCCCAGGGCCTTTAATCTGTATTCTTCCGTCAATTTCAGTTCACCTTATGGTTTCAGCGCCTCCGAAGCGGAGCTGGGGCTATTGTAACGGCGCCGGATTCATATTACTATAAAACCCGGTGGGATTATCAGGGTGCGCGCGTCATGATTTGTCCCTTTTCTTCTCTCAACAGTCACCGCGCCATTTATGCTGGGCTTAACGCGGAATTACGGGTTTTAGCGGGCGGAACATGGGCGTTGTCATGGTTTCTAAAATGAGGCCCGGCTTTAAAGACGAGAGCCTGGCCGGGGCCGGTGGAGCCCCTGATGAACAAACACGCCGCATCTTCTTCGCCATAGACCTTCCAGATGAGCTTACAACCCGCGCGGAAAACGTCATAAGCGGGTTTGGCGTGCCTTCGGGGCAGGTGCGGTGGGCCCGGGCGGGGAACATGCACATCACCATGAGGTTTTTGGGAGACGTCAGCGAAAAGGCCATTCCCGGCCTTTGTGACGCCGCTGGCCAGATAGCCGCTACTTTCCGCCCGTTCCGGATAACGGTGGAAGGGCTTGGCGTGTTTCCCAATCAGGAACGCCCCAGGGTGGTGTGGTTCGGCGTGGGCGGGGATGTGGAGAATCTAAAAAATATCGAAACAGCACTGTCGGCGAGGCTTGAGGGCATGGGTTTCCCCCCCGAAGAGCGGGCCTTCAGCGCGCACCTCACCATCGGCCGGGTGAAGAGCGACAACGCCCGGGGGAAAATAGCCCGGCTTGTGCGGCAGTACCGAAGATATTACATCGGTGACGCCCCGGTGACCGAGATAGCGTTGTACGAAAGCAAGCTCAACCCCCAGGGTTCCATATACACCAAACTTGGCTCCTTCAAGCTGTTGAAGGCGGCCAAACCGTAAGGCCGCCCGCTTTGTGGTATCATTTCCGTTAGCCATGAAAGTTGCCGGGATTCCCAAATGATTGCTTTGGAAAAAATTGGCGCCGCCGCCTTCGAGATGTTCAAGGGCGCCATTGTGGCCTTGCTTCTGGTGGTGTTCCTCAAAGGCTCCATGGTGGAAGCCAACCAGATAGTTTCAGGCTCCATGATCCCCACCCTGATGGAAGGGGATTTCATAATCGTAAACAAGATAAAGTACGGTTTGCATCTGCCTTTCGTGGGCAAGATGGTTTACGTATGGTCAAGCCCCGACAGGGGTGACGTGGTGACATTCCAGCCCCCGGCCGGCTCCTTCGACGGCATAGGCAAGATATTCGTAAAGCGCATCGTGGCCATTCCCGGCGACAGGGTGGAAATTGTGGACTCCCGCCTGTACATCAACGGCCAGCCTGTGGAAACCAGCAGGTCGCTGAACCATACGGGAGAATACCTGGAGTCCATGGGCGACAAGAAATATAAAGTAATCAAGCGTGACCCTCATTACTTTTTCGGCCCGGTGGTGGTGCCCGAGGGTTATGTTTTCGCCGTTGGCGACAACCGGGACAACAGCCTGGATTCCCGCTCCTGGGGCCCTCTGCCCATAGAGAACATAGAGGGTAAAGCCGTGTTCATATATTTTAGCAGGGCTTGGGACGCGGGCGTTTCGGCTATCGAACGAATAGGAAGCCTGCTATAACGTTTCCCCGCCGTCCGGTCAGCATCCTTGAAAGACCATGGGTGGAGCCCTCATCCATTTTCCGCGCCCATGGCAATGGAGAGGGTTTTGTGTGGCTGGACAGCTCGCTTGAATCCGGCCCTTACGCCAACTGGTCGTTCATCATGAATGAGCCTTCGTTCCTCATAAAGGGCGGTGGCGGCTCTTTTGTCTTTACCGGCGCTGATGGAAAGAAAACCGCCATTGACGGCAATCCTCTGGGTTTCATCGAAAAAATACTGGCGCGGTATAAAACTGAAAAGAGCCCTAGTGTGAAGTATCCACCCTTCACCGGCGGGATGGCCGGGTTTTTCGGTTACGGTCTCACACGATACACGGAGCCTTCGGCGCGGATAAACTGGGACAGGGATTTTGCGCCCGAAGGCGACTTGTGGCTGGGATGTTATTTGCGCCTTATTGCTTTCGACCACGCCCGTAAAAAAACATTCCTGGTGGTAAACCATGCCCATGATGAAAGCCCCGAACCGGCTTTAGAAGAGCTGGAGCGGTTAATGGGGCCTTCTCAAGCCTATGGGGCCGGGGCTCCGGTATCCGTGGAAAATCCATTGGACATAGCTCCCGTCAAGGAATTCACCCGGGAAGAATACATCGAATCGGTGGAAAAAATCAGAGAGTACATCGCCGATGGCGATTGTTATCAGGTGAACCTTTCACAAGCCTTTGAGTCGGCCATGGGGGCGGACGCCAAAACCATTTACGAAAAACTCCGCGTATTAAGCCCGGCCCCCTTCGCCTCATATCTGGACTGTGGCCGGTTCCAGATCCTTTCCTCCTCGCCGGAGCGGTTTGTAAGCGTCCGTGATGGATCGGCCCAAACCAGGCCCATAAAAGGCACCCGGCCCCGGGGAGCCACCGAAGAGGAAGACCAGCGCATGCGTGGCAACCTTTCGGCCAGCCAGAAAGACCGGGCGGAGAACGTGATGATAGTAGATTTGATGCGCAACGACCTTTCGAAAGTGTGCGAGCCATTCTCGGTGACTGTCCCGGAAATTTGCGCCGTGGAGGAATACGCCACGGTGTATCATTTAACATCCACCGTGGAGGGAAGGATAAAAGAGGGCGTAGGGCCAATCGGAGTTTTAAATGCCGTATTCCCTCCGGGCTCCGTTACCGGGGCTCCCAAAACCAGGGCGCTGGAGATTATAGACGAACTGGAGCCAACCCCGCGCGGCGCCTATTGCGGCGCCATCGGCTATGTTGGGTTCGACGGCGATATGGATTTGAGTGTGGCCATCCGCATAATGGTATGCTCGGGCCGCCAGGCTCGGTTCCATGCGGGGGGTGGCGTTACATATTCCTCCAGCGCGGTAAAAGAATACGAGGAGACGTTGCACAAAGCCAAAGCAATCATGGAAGCGTTGAACCGGTGAAAGCCATTCTAAACGGCGTCGTGACGGAGAACCCGGCCGTTTCAGTTATGGACAGGGGGTTTACCCTGGGAGACGGCCTGTTCGAGACCATACCTCTATATGGTGGCAAACCGTTCCTGCTGGAAAAACATCTGGAGCGGATACGCCAGGCATCGGAGGTTATCGGTCTTCAAATTACCTTTGTGGACGCCGCCGTGGCCGGAGGGATAGCCTTTCTGGCGAAGGAGGCTGGCGTTAGCCGGGGTGTAGCGCGGCTCACCGTAACCCGGGGTGAGGGGCCCAGAGGGTATGGTTATTCCGGGGCCGTGAACCCTACGTGGGTTCTCACGGTCGAGATGTATGAGCCCATGGCGGAGTCCAAACGGCAAATCGGTTTTACGCTGGCTCCGTCATCAATTATCAAGAACAGCCGCTCGCCGTTGTCGGGCGTAAAATCCACCAGCGCGCTGGAGCGGGTGATGATGAAAGCTGAAGCGGAACGGGCTGGCGCTGACGAGGCTTTTACATTGTCCGACGCGGGACATGTGGCTTGCGGCGCGGCGGTGAACATTTTCTGGGCGCGCCAGGGCAGGCTTGAAACTCCGTCAATAAATTGCGGCATACTTCCGGGCGTCACCAGGGGCGCCATAATATCCCTGGCCAGGCAAAACGGGATGGAAGTGGCCGAAGGCAGTTTCGAGCCATCAAGTCTGGCGGAGGCGGACGAGGTATTCGTCACCAACTCGCTTTTAGAGATTGTCTCGGTGAGACAGATAACAGGCTTGGGCCGATGGGATAAAACACATGGCCCGGTGGTTGAGCGGTTGACCGCCTCATACCGGGCCTTGATACGCTGACTTTACCGCTATTCTTTAGTGAAAGCCCACTGGGCCGCTATTATCAACGCCCCCAATATACCCAACAGACCGAACATTGCCCCGGCCTGGGCCATGATAGCCAGCGACTCCTTGGCCGCATGCCCGCCCATTCCCGCCGCCCGTATGGCGGTAAGCGTCCAGAACAAAGGGTAGAGGACGGCGCCCAGCCCCGCCGATGTGGAGGCGGCGGTTTTCAACCATGGCGCGACGGGAGACAGGCCAATGAAAAGGCACAATCCCAAGGCCACTGCCCCAAGCCCCATGAAATGCTCATGGGCGCGTTTTAAATATTTCCAGGCGTCCTCTTGGGCTTTTATAACTTTTTCAGGCCCGCCCAAGGCCGCTTCAGCCGCTTCGGAAGAGGCTTTAAAAGATTGCTTTATGGCGTCTTCTTTGGCGCCGAAAGCCATTCCGTGCAGTTCCCCGGTTAGAAGCGCTAAAAGAGCAAGAAAAACGCCGAAAATCACCTGTTTAAAAGCAAAAGCGTTTCTATCCATGCCCGTCTTCCTTTCTGATACAGCCTAATGTTATGAAGATGTCCGCGAAGATAGAGATTAAATGTTGCAAATGGGATTTCGTTTGGTATTATACCCTAAAAAAAGAGGAAGTTAGGCAGGGGGCGGCCGCTTTTTCCTGGCTGTCCACGCGGCAACATATATTTCCAATCCGGATCGGAGGCTGTATGTTTAACGGCAGGCGGTTTTTGGCATGTCTCGTGGCGATGGTTTTCGCCGCTGTTTTCCCTGTAAGCGCTTCCGCTCAGGTTGCGATTGACGGAGGGAGCGGCCTTTTCCACATGCAAAAGGCGAGAACCCTGGGGCATCTGAACTTTGGCGTCGGGCTTTATTACGAAAGCGACAATCACGACCTCACCGCGCCCACCGGCAAAGGGAACGAAACCGATTTCGGTTACATGCCCATTTCGGCCACTTTAGGCGTGGGGGATAATCTGGAGTTCTCCGTTTCGGCCCCTTACAGCCGGGTGGAAGTTAAAAAAGGAACCAGCGAGTCTGGCATGGGCGACGGCATAGGCCGCGTTAAGTGGAACTTTTTAACCTCCGAGAATTTCGGCGTGCGCATGTCCGCGCTGGCGTTTACCACCCTGCCTTTTGGCGACAAAGACAAAGGGCTGGGGACCGGCAAGACCAATCCCGGCGCGGGCCTTGCCCTGGATAAAGAATATGAGAGCGTAACCTGGCACGCCAGCGTTGGGTATCAATCCCGCCAGGAAGATGGGCTGGATCCGCAGGTGCAATATGGCGCCGGGGTGGAATACATGCCCATGGACAACCTAAGCTTCATCGCCGAAGTGGGCGGCTACAACTGGACTAAACAGGTGGCCGGAAGGGATGACCAGACCATGGTCACCGGCGGCGTAAGATATTACATAAGCGACTGGGCCAGCCTGACCGTGGGTTACAGCTCCTGGGGTGGCGGCACAGGTGAATCCAGCCCGAACTACATGTATCTTGCAGGCATCACCGTTGGCTCGGGGCTTGGCCAGCCGCGAGGGAAGCTGGGTGTTAAGGAAGCGGCGGCAATGCCGGGCGCTGGCGAGGCTGGCGCAGGTGAAGCTGGCGCCGGGGAAGCCGCAGGCGGCGAGAAAGTCACCATTGTCCTTGAAAGCATACATTTCGAGTTCGACAAATCGCGTCTTACCAAGGAAGCCCAGGAGATCCTGGTGGGCACCGCCGAGAAACTCAACGCCAACCCGAATGTGGAATTGGTCATTGAAGGGCACACCTGCTCCATAGGCTCCAACGGTTACAACCAGGCCTTGGGCATGCGCAGGGCCAACTCCGCCCGGAAATTCCTGGTGGAGCATGGGGTGAAAGGCGAGAGGATCGACGTTATAAGCTACGGAGAAGAAAAGCCTGCCCACACCAACAAGACAAGGGAAGGCAGGAAGATGAATCGAAGGGCTGATTTCGTCATCAAAGTGAAATAAATTTGATGGCGGGGTTTTTCCCGGAAGTCTTTCTGACCGTTTGAGGAAGGCCGCCATATTTGGATCGGCCAATCGGTAT
This DNA window, taken from Nitrospinota bacterium, encodes the following:
- the thpR gene encoding RNA 2',3'-cyclic phosphodiesterase; this encodes MVSKMRPGFKDESLAGAGGAPDEQTRRIFFAIDLPDELTTRAENVISGFGVPSGQVRWARAGNMHITMRFLGDVSEKAIPGLCDAAGQIAATFRPFRITVEGLGVFPNQERPRVVWFGVGGDVENLKNIETALSARLEGMGFPPEERAFSAHLTIGRVKSDNARGKIARLVRQYRRYYIGDAPVTEIALYESKLNPQGSIYTKLGSFKLLKAAKP
- a CDS encoding OmpA family protein; translated protein: MFNGRRFLACLVAMVFAAVFPVSASAQVAIDGGSGLFHMQKARTLGHLNFGVGLYYESDNHDLTAPTGKGNETDFGYMPISATLGVGDNLEFSVSAPYSRVEVKKGTSESGMGDGIGRVKWNFLTSENFGVRMSALAFTTLPFGDKDKGLGTGKTNPGAGLALDKEYESVTWHASVGYQSRQEDGLDPQVQYGAGVEYMPMDNLSFIAEVGGYNWTKQVAGRDDQTMVTGGVRYYISDWASLTVGYSSWGGGTGESSPNYMYLAGITVGSGLGQPRGKLGVKEAAAMPGAGEAGAGEAGAGEAAGGEKVTIVLESIHFEFDKSRLTKEAQEILVGTAEKLNANPNVELVIEGHTCSIGSNGYNQALGMRRANSARKFLVEHGVKGERIDVISYGEEKPAHTNKTREGRKMNRRADFVIKVK
- the pabB gene encoding aminodeoxychorismate synthase component I, which encodes MEPSSIFRAHGNGEGFVWLDSSLESGPYANWSFIMNEPSFLIKGGGGSFVFTGADGKKTAIDGNPLGFIEKILARYKTEKSPSVKYPPFTGGMAGFFGYGLTRYTEPSARINWDRDFAPEGDLWLGCYLRLIAFDHARKKTFLVVNHAHDESPEPALEELERLMGPSQAYGAGAPVSVENPLDIAPVKEFTREEYIESVEKIREYIADGDCYQVNLSQAFESAMGADAKTIYEKLRVLSPAPFASYLDCGRFQILSSSPERFVSVRDGSAQTRPIKGTRPRGATEEEDQRMRGNLSASQKDRAENVMIVDLMRNDLSKVCEPFSVTVPEICAVEEYATVYHLTSTVEGRIKEGVGPIGVLNAVFPPGSVTGAPKTRALEIIDELEPTPRGAYCGAIGYVGFDGDMDLSVAIRIMVCSGRQARFHAGGGVTYSSSAVKEYEETLHKAKAIMEALNR
- the def gene encoding peptide deformylase yields the protein MAILKVAQLGNPVLRLKAEAIPQDVIRSADAQSLIDDMIETMREYNGVGLAAPQVHESVQLIVVEADVNPRYKDAHSIPQTVIINPKIASFSDEMEEGWEGCLSLTDLWGKVRRAKNVRVTGLDRNAEPLTLDAEGFFARALQHEIDHLHGKVFIDRMKDLATLSFGKEYARYGHLHEEDGEAL
- a CDS encoding cold shock domain-containing protein: MIKVMVFIDGTWLYSNLRHLAKESNQPGFYIDYGLLPQALMRELERREKLKELDLARTFLFGSYPVNYDVIDEDRAKRRKDFFALLREDYHYEVESFPIDYQRRRILHDDRSGEDTFSPREKCVDIALASSMLYYTAIPDGFDIAIAVIGDKDYFPLLQKVRMLGKRVAVASIRQSCAKVYADRQDDNRLKDYHIMWLNDMIEAIAWKPEEWLVECKSPLHEGPRERITTVRLREGQPFFCDECRAKFAEQKAEQMREYTSAGLENTNGTSAGVEDVERFEGKMFDGIIDNLKPDRGFGFIRREDGQSFFFHVTHLTNAEWSSLQTGLKVRFAITKLPAGAKAGSATEVAVMMEEE
- the lepB gene encoding signal peptidase I — encoded protein: MIALEKIGAAAFEMFKGAIVALLLVVFLKGSMVEANQIVSGSMIPTLMEGDFIIVNKIKYGLHLPFVGKMVYVWSSPDRGDVVTFQPPAGSFDGIGKIFVKRIVAIPGDRVEIVDSRLYINGQPVETSRSLNHTGEYLESMGDKKYKVIKRDPHYFFGPVVVPEGYVFAVGDNRDNSLDSRSWGPLPIENIEGKAVFIYFSRAWDAGVSAIERIGSLL
- a CDS encoding aminotransferase class IV family protein, whose translation is MKAILNGVVTENPAVSVMDRGFTLGDGLFETIPLYGGKPFLLEKHLERIRQASEVIGLQITFVDAAVAGGIAFLAKEAGVSRGVARLTVTRGEGPRGYGYSGAVNPTWVLTVEMYEPMAESKRQIGFTLAPSSIIKNSRSPLSGVKSTSALERVMMKAEAERAGADEAFTLSDAGHVACGAAVNIFWARQGRLETPSINCGILPGVTRGAIISLARQNGMEVAEGSFEPSSLAEADEVFVTNSLLEIVSVRQITGLGRWDKTHGPVVERLTASYRALIR
- a CDS encoding iron-sulfur cluster assembly scaffold protein gives rise to the protein MDTNFGYSDTVMDHFSNPRNVLKTAEEEYEPSGVGMVGNPTCGDMMKVWIKVDEQERIYDLKWKTFGCASAIGSTSMMSVMVTENGGMRIDDALKLKPDDIMDRLGGLPSIKIHCSVLGDKALRAAIYDYFAKTGQEHRIVEKKAVLICECLNVTDHEIEEQVLEGVADFDTLQERTKISTGCGRCRTRAIETLEHYRAKYFG
- the queF gene encoding NADPH-dependent 7-cyano-7-deazaguanine reductase QueF, producing the protein MKLTEEYRLKALGQGRATQYNYVSPDAGVLEAFDNPFADPSKNPNGATGTIHIEAPEFTTLCPVTGQPDFATIVIDYTPDRKLVESKSLKLYLTGYRMFGGFHEECVNRIANDLASLLKPRWLKVEGRFTPRGGISFWPKAEYGKKD
- a CDS encoding DUF2851 family protein — its product is MFSRLYLDMTSSISLFVREKENRGDKPVPQRHSPRVREDMVKALWMEQPWGASPIRDIAGNLIEIISPGWLNGSFGPDFKDALFRLNGGPVEKGDVEIHVRSSDWMAHKHHLDPGYDKTRLHVSLYSDLGQKTRPSKHSGAALIEIELAPVCASFIDRIRAEVTSPSLAVDPAKVTGRCGGQFERLGPEKGIEVLEAAGEGRCELKSGRYATAMAHESGPEELYRGILEALGYSAFKTNFARLAGWLSLDRLKSVLDGVEWRNRSMALQGAFFGVAGLLPEPSLRREKNWDAETVEYIGKLSEAWSRASSTLPVSPGFSVQDWRLAGTRPANYPMGRLAGVADFLSIHLDSDLEALLARLTDSAGENGAQGKFEKAMGLFQSKEGGYFTTRYTFGGRRLAQPRKLIGPERVAAILINVVAPYFLAKARRNSNRQLEERVRELYHSIPPGQPNSIARFMAQRLAPAPVQARALVKTAPRQQGLIQIHTDFCSANEKGCEDCRFAKYLAKLD